The DNA window ACTCCGGCAGTTTCTTCGGGCTGCCGGGCCGGGTCATCATCATGCTTTCCAGCCTGGCGATGCTGCTGTTCTTCATCACCGGCTGGATGCTGTATCTGGATCGCCGCCGGCGCAAGCGCGACGTACGCGCCGCGCGGCAGCCGATGACCGCCCCTCACGTCGAGGGACAGGCTCCATGGCTGGTCGCCTTTGCCAGCCAGAGCGGATTCGCTGAGCAACTGGCGTGGCGCGCTGCCGCCCAACTGCAGGGGGCCGGCATGCCGGTGCAGGTGAAGCCATTGGGTCAGCTGGATGCGACCACCCTGCAGCAGACACGCAATGCCCTGTTTGTGATCAGTACCTTCGGCGACGGCGAGGCACCCGACGCCGCGCGGGTGTTCGAGCGCCGCCTGCTGCCGCAGGAACTGCCGCTGGCAGACCTGCAGTACGCAGTGCTGGGGCTGGGCGATCACGAGTACGCGCGCTACTGCGGTTTCTCACGTGCGGTCGACGCGTGGCTGGCCACGCAAGGTGCCCGGCCGTTGTTCCCCACCGTGGAGGTCAACCGCGATGATGGCGCTGCGTTGGCGCAGTGGCAGAACCAGCTGGCCGCGCTCACCGGTTTCAGCGACCCGGTTCCACTGCCGGCGGCGGAACCGCTGCAGGACTGGATACTGCAACGCCGCACCCTGCTCAATGCGGGCAGCGCCGCCGGCGCGATCTGGCAGGTGGAACTGACCCCACCCGAACATGCCAGCTGGCAGGCGGGTGACATACTGGAGATCCTTCCGGGTCAGCAGACCGGTAACGCCGACACGTTGCCTGCCCACCGCGAATACTCGATTGCCTCGATCATGCAGGACGACAGCCTGCAGCTGGTGGTGCGGCTCACGTGGCTGCCCGACGGCCGGCCCGGACTCGGTTCCGGCTGGCTGTGCCTGCACGCAGCCGAGGGCACCCCCATCCAGGCGCGGGTCCGCCGCAACAGTGGTTTCCACCGTTACCCGGAGCACGCGCCGATGCTGCTGATCGGCAACGGCACCGGCGTCGCCGGTCTGCGCAGCCTGCTGCGTGAGGCCGCTGCACATGGCGACGGCGGGCATTGGCTGATATTCGGCGAACGCACCGCAGCGCATGACAGCCTGTATCTGGACGAGATGGAGCGGTGGCAGCAGCAGGGCCATCTGCGGCGACTGGACCGCGTGTTCTCCCGCGATCCGGACGGCGGCGGCTACGTGCAGCACCGACTGCGTGATCAGGCCCAGGCCGTGCACGACTGGGTGGCCATGGGCGGCAGCATCTACGTCTGCGGTTCACTGCATGGCATGGCCGAAGGCGTGGACCAGGTGCTGCGTGAGATCCTCGGTGAAGGCAGCCTGGATACCTTGCTGGCTGAAGGCCGCTACCGACGCGACGTCTACTGACGTCGCGCCAGGTTCCCCGTGCGCTCAGGCGTGCGCGGTACGCTCCGCCTGGCGGGGTGCCGGCGTGGCGAGCGCGAAGGCGGCGACCGCATCTCCCAGCAGTTCGGCCTGGCGCTGCATCGACTGCGCCGAGGCCGAGGCTTCTTCCACCATGGCGGCATTCTGCTGGGTG is part of the Stenotrophomonas oahuensis genome and encodes:
- a CDS encoding sulfite reductase flavoprotein subunit alpha, producing MFKTVLFQLHWLLGITAGTVLAIMGLSGAALSFEDEIVRALNADVADVAQRHAAGEQPLALSELLPRLQEGTDRPLQRLRVDATGQRLSVARFEGGKQHWRYFNPYTGQALDDLRGLAFFDFTEDLHRHLVAGDRGKLITGICAITLVFFALSGLYLRWPRQWWHWRTWMAVEWSRSGRSFLWSLHSVVGTWVLVVYLLLALTGLWWSFDWYRTGATQLLGGPSREEPALRASNGALDMKRVEHTLYALPGVRRGYIDLRFPNKPGRPLTGRVQSTEAAHDRAQDNVQLDPATGDLLQHEPYRQMSAGRKTMTSMFALHSGSFFGLPGRVIIMLSSLAMLLFFITGWMLYLDRRRRKRDVRAARQPMTAPHVEGQAPWLVAFASQSGFAEQLAWRAAAQLQGAGMPVQVKPLGQLDATTLQQTRNALFVISTFGDGEAPDAARVFERRLLPQELPLADLQYAVLGLGDHEYARYCGFSRAVDAWLATQGARPLFPTVEVNRDDGAALAQWQNQLAALTGFSDPVPLPAAEPLQDWILQRRTLLNAGSAAGAIWQVELTPPEHASWQAGDILEILPGQQTGNADTLPAHREYSIASIMQDDSLQLVVRLTWLPDGRPGLGSGWLCLHAAEGTPIQARVRRNSGFHRYPEHAPMLLIGNGTGVAGLRSLLREAAAHGDGGHWLIFGERTAAHDSLYLDEMERWQQQGHLRRLDRVFSRDPDGGGYVQHRLRDQAQAVHDWVAMGGSIYVCGSLHGMAEGVDQVLREILGEGSLDTLLAEGRYRRDVY